The Rhodopseudomonas palustris genome window below encodes:
- a CDS encoding enoyl-CoA hydratase/isomerase family protein, which yields MGEFVTIERGLGPEGRVAVVRFDRGDGINALSPDAMRQLTDAARSFEDDGATSVVVLAGSARAFSAGFDLKDPEGRSRAGMDLGELRRHLKLGPRLTRAWQEMEQITFAAIEGFCIGGGAALAVALDFRVMARDAHIRVPEIGLGMNMSWQSVPRMLHLIGPARTKQAVILADDKISANEAYEWRLVEHLAEPGQAFAAAMALADKVAAQPPLSVAMTKLTVNRLAHALDDLASHMDLDQFALAGFSEDHKEGVDAFLQRRKPRFHGK from the coding sequence GTGGGGGAGTTCGTGACGATCGAGCGGGGGCTCGGGCCGGAGGGCCGCGTCGCCGTGGTGCGGTTCGACCGCGGCGACGGCATCAACGCGCTGTCGCCGGACGCGATGCGGCAATTGACCGACGCCGCGCGCAGCTTCGAGGACGACGGCGCCACATCTGTCGTGGTGCTGGCCGGCAGCGCCCGGGCGTTCAGCGCCGGCTTCGATCTCAAGGACCCGGAGGGACGCAGCCGCGCCGGAATGGATCTCGGCGAGCTGCGCCGGCATCTCAAGCTCGGCCCGCGGCTGACGCGCGCCTGGCAGGAGATGGAGCAGATCACCTTTGCGGCGATCGAGGGCTTCTGCATCGGCGGCGGCGCGGCGCTGGCGGTGGCGCTGGATTTCCGGGTGATGGCGCGCGACGCGCATATCCGCGTGCCGGAGATCGGCCTCGGCATGAACATGAGCTGGCAGAGCGTACCGCGGATGCTGCATTTGATCGGCCCGGCGCGGACCAAGCAGGCGGTGATCCTCGCCGACGACAAGATCAGCGCGAACGAGGCCTATGAATGGCGGTTGGTCGAGCATCTGGCCGAGCCGGGGCAGGCGTTCGCCGCCGCGATGGCGCTGGCCGACAAGGTCGCGGCGCAGCCGCCGCTGTCGGTGGCGATGACCAAGCTTACCGTCAACCGGCTGGCGCACGCGCTGGACGACCTCGCCAGCCACATGGACCTCGACCAGTTCGCGCTCGCGGGCTTCAGCGAGGACCACAAGGAAGGCGTCGACGCCTTCCTGCAGCGCCGCAAGCCGCGGTTTCACGGAAAGTGA
- a CDS encoding YdhR family protein has translation MITTIVQFALSEPISLEEAARRFRSSAPKYQKMPGLIRKYYIRSEDGSTAGGVYLWESREAAEKVYAGEWRTRVAQLYGAEPVISWFDSPVIVDNALGGTVTAAA, from the coding sequence ATGATCACCACCATCGTGCAGTTCGCGCTGTCGGAGCCGATTAGCCTGGAGGAAGCGGCGCGGCGGTTTCGCAGCAGCGCGCCGAAATATCAGAAGATGCCGGGGCTGATCCGCAAATACTACATCCGCTCCGAGGACGGCAGCACCGCCGGCGGCGTGTATCTCTGGGAGTCGCGCGAAGCCGCCGAAAAGGTCTATGCCGGCGAATGGCGGACGCGCGTGGCGCAGCTTTACGGCGCGGAGCCGGTGATCTCGTGGTTCGACAGCCCGGTGATCGTCGACAACGCGCTGGGCGGCACGGTCACCGCCGCGGCGTGA
- a CDS encoding ATP-dependent helicase — translation MSLPATYLDGLNPEQRCAVEHGVGEGPCPPLLVIAGAGSGKTNTLAHRVAHLVVNGADPHRILLMTFSRRAAAEMTRRVERIARRVMGDGAARGGALNWAGTFHGIGARLLREYAERIGLDPAFTIHDREDSADLMNLVRHDLGFSRTESRFPAKATCLSIYSRCVNAGLALDVVLGVNYPWCAGWAAELKQLFAGYVDAKQRHNVLDYDDLLLYWAQTMTEPSLADEIGSRFDHVLVDEYQDTNALQAQVLLGLKPDGRGLTVVGDDAQSIYSFRAATVRNILDFPKAFSPPARIVTLDRNYRSTQAILGAANGVIDLAAERFTKNLWTDRAIGLRPQLVAVRDEADQARYITERVLEHRESGTTLKQQSVLFRTSSHSAPLELELTRRNIPFVKFGGLKFLDAAHVKDMLALLRFVQNPRDRVAGFRVMLLMQGIGPASAQKALDAIGGDADPLEALAHVPSPPRAGADWRDFVDAIGDLRDGRVGWPAEIERARLWYEPHLDRIHDDAVTRRADLVQLAQIASGYPSRERFLTELTLDPPDATSDQAGVPLLDEDYLILSTIHSAKGQEWKSVFVLNVVDGCMPSDLGTGTSAEIEEERRLLYVAMTRAKDDLHLVVPQRFFTHGQNAMGDRHVYAARSRFIPDRLLNLFERTSWPKVTASPGYPTRQAPPIDIGARMRGMWR, via the coding sequence GTGTCTCTGCCCGCCACCTATCTCGACGGCCTCAATCCGGAGCAGCGTTGCGCCGTCGAGCACGGTGTGGGCGAGGGTCCCTGCCCGCCGCTCTTGGTGATCGCCGGCGCCGGCAGCGGCAAGACCAACACGCTGGCGCATCGCGTTGCGCATCTCGTCGTCAACGGCGCCGACCCGCATCGCATCCTGCTGATGACGTTCTCGCGCCGCGCCGCCGCCGAGATGACCCGCCGGGTCGAGCGCATCGCCCGCCGCGTGATGGGCGATGGCGCCGCGCGTGGCGGTGCGCTGAACTGGGCCGGCACGTTTCACGGCATCGGCGCGCGGCTGCTGCGTGAATACGCCGAGCGGATCGGGCTCGATCCTGCGTTCACGATCCACGACCGCGAGGATTCCGCCGACCTGATGAACCTGGTCCGCCACGACCTCGGCTTCTCCAGGACCGAAAGCAGGTTTCCCGCCAAGGCGACTTGCCTGTCGATCTACTCGCGCTGCGTCAATGCCGGGCTGGCGCTCGATGTCGTGCTCGGCGTCAACTATCCGTGGTGCGCCGGCTGGGCCGCCGAGCTGAAGCAGCTGTTCGCCGGCTATGTCGACGCCAAGCAGCGCCACAACGTGCTCGATTACGACGACCTGCTGCTGTACTGGGCGCAGACCATGACCGAACCGTCGCTCGCCGACGAGATCGGCTCGCGGTTCGATCACGTGCTGGTCGACGAATATCAGGACACCAATGCGCTGCAGGCGCAGGTGCTGCTCGGGCTGAAGCCCGACGGCCGCGGCCTGACCGTGGTCGGCGACGACGCGCAATCGATCTATTCCTTCCGTGCCGCGACGGTGCGCAACATTCTCGATTTCCCGAAGGCGTTCAGCCCACCTGCCCGCATCGTCACGCTCGACCGCAACTATCGCTCGACGCAGGCCATCCTCGGCGCGGCCAACGGCGTGATCGACCTCGCCGCGGAGCGCTTCACCAAGAACCTCTGGACCGACCGCGCCATCGGATTGCGGCCGCAGCTCGTCGCCGTCCGCGACGAGGCCGATCAGGCGCGCTACATCACCGAGCGCGTGCTCGAGCATCGCGAGAGCGGCACCACGCTGAAGCAGCAGTCGGTGCTGTTCCGGACCTCATCGCATTCGGCGCCGCTCGAGCTCGAGCTGACCCGCCGCAACATTCCCTTCGTCAAATTCGGCGGGCTGAAATTCCTCGACGCCGCCCACGTCAAGGACATGCTGGCGCTGTTGCGCTTCGTGCAGAACCCGCGCGACCGCGTCGCCGGTTTCCGGGTGATGCTGCTGATGCAGGGCATCGGCCCGGCCTCGGCGCAGAAGGCGCTGGACGCGATCGGTGGCGACGCCGATCCGCTCGAAGCCCTCGCCCACGTCCCCTCGCCGCCGCGCGCAGGCGCCGACTGGCGCGATTTCGTCGATGCGATCGGTGACCTGCGTGACGGCCGGGTCGGCTGGCCGGCCGAGATCGAGCGCGCGCGGCTGTGGTACGAACCGCATCTCGACCGCATCCACGACGACGCGGTGACGCGGCGCGCCGACCTGGTGCAATTGGCGCAGATCGCATCCGGCTATCCGTCGCGCGAGCGCTTCCTCACCGAGCTGACGCTCGACCCGCCGGATGCGACGTCCGATCAGGCCGGCGTGCCGCTACTCGACGAAGACTATCTGATCCTGTCGACGATCCATTCGGCGAAAGGCCAGGAATGGAAATCGGTGTTCGTGCTCAACGTCGTCGACGGCTGCATGCCGTCCGATCTCGGCACCGGCACCTCGGCCGAGATCGAGGAGGAGCGCCGCCTGCTCTACGTGGCGATGACACGCGCCAAGGACGATCTGCATCTCGTGGTGCCGCAGCGCTTCTTCACCCACGGCCAGAACGCGATGGGCGACCGCCACGTCTACGCCGCGCGCAGCCGCTTCATTCCGGACAGGCTTCTGAACCTGTTCGAGCGCACGAGTTGGCCGAAGGTCACGGCCTCGCCCGGCTATCCGACCCGACAGGCGCCGCCGATCGACATCGGCGCGCGGATGCGCGGGATGTGGCGCTGA
- a CDS encoding collagen-like protein has product MARRSILVGTAILVMSSGTAMALELDTLSITSGQLVITGKTSKPNQEVEVVATGDKVKSSSSRRFRFTLSYLPETCKLDLKSGNETLKDRLVANCGLRGPKGEPGAAGAVGPAGPAGAAGPAGPAGPAGPKGDAGAAGPAGPAGPTGPAGSAGPAGPAGAKGEQGEAAPKN; this is encoded by the coding sequence ATGGCAAGACGATCCATTCTCGTTGGGACCGCAATTCTGGTCATGAGTTCGGGCACGGCGATGGCGCTCGAACTCGACACGCTGTCGATCACCAGCGGCCAATTGGTGATCACCGGCAAGACCAGTAAACCCAATCAGGAGGTCGAAGTCGTCGCGACCGGTGACAAGGTCAAGAGTTCGTCCTCGCGGCGCTTCCGGTTCACGCTGTCGTATCTGCCGGAGACCTGCAAGCTCGACCTGAAATCCGGCAACGAGACATTGAAGGACCGGCTGGTCGCCAATTGCGGCCTGCGTGGTCCCAAGGGCGAGCCTGGCGCCGCCGGCGCCGTGGGCCCGGCCGGTCCTGCGGGGGCCGCTGGCCCAGCGGGTCCGGCAGGCCCGGCAGGCCCCAAGGGCGACGCGGGTGCTGCTGGTCCGGCGGGGCCCGCCGGTCCGACCGGCCCAGCAGGTTCCGCGGGTCCGGCCGGACCGGCCGGCGCCAAGGGCGAGCAGGGCGAGGCCGCCCCGAAGAACTGA
- a CDS encoding MFS transporter — protein MDATNFVPPATAAGRGRPLNSPAQVLLASLIGTTVEFFDFYVYATAAVLVFPTLFFPNSDPTTALLASFATFSIAFFARPLGAVIFGHFGDKVGRKTTLVAALLTMGISTVVIGLLPSYHQIGVLAPLMLALCRFGQGFGLGGEWGGAVLLATENAPVGKRSWYGMFPQLGAPVGLFLASGVFWLLLHFMSQDALLSWGWRIPFIASIALIAIGLWVRLSITETPEFQQAIDKSERVSVPVVEVFRHHKRSMVISTFMALITFVAFYICTAYLLSYNVKVAGVSFRDALLVQVYGSVLFGLSTIAAGKLGDRFGRRALLLGSTIILGLFSFALAPLLSAGLVGIYAFTTVGMLLFGLNYGVIGAALAAPFPTRVRYTGSSITFNMAGIFGASLAPYIATWLQANYGLSHVGYYQLAAALVSLLCIFAARKAEI, from the coding sequence ATGGACGCCACAAATTTCGTGCCCCCGGCAACCGCTGCCGGACGCGGCAGACCGTTGAATTCGCCCGCGCAGGTGTTGCTGGCGAGCCTGATCGGCACCACGGTCGAGTTCTTCGACTTCTACGTCTATGCCACCGCCGCGGTGCTGGTGTTTCCGACGCTATTCTTTCCCAACAGCGATCCGACGACGGCGCTGCTGGCGTCGTTCGCGACGTTCTCGATCGCGTTCTTCGCCCGTCCGCTCGGCGCCGTCATCTTCGGCCATTTCGGCGACAAGGTCGGCCGCAAGACCACGCTGGTCGCGGCCCTGCTGACCATGGGGATTTCGACGGTGGTGATCGGCCTGTTGCCGAGCTACCACCAGATCGGCGTGCTGGCGCCGCTGATGCTGGCGCTGTGCCGGTTCGGCCAGGGCTTCGGCCTCGGCGGCGAATGGGGTGGCGCCGTGCTGCTCGCCACCGAAAACGCGCCCGTCGGCAAGCGTAGCTGGTACGGCATGTTTCCGCAGCTCGGCGCCCCGGTCGGGTTGTTTCTGGCCTCCGGCGTGTTCTGGCTGCTGCTGCATTTCATGTCGCAGGACGCGCTGCTGAGCTGGGGCTGGCGCATCCCCTTCATCGCCTCGATCGCGCTGATCGCGATCGGCCTGTGGGTGCGGCTGTCGATCACCGAGACGCCGGAATTCCAGCAAGCGATCGACAAGTCCGAGCGTGTCTCGGTGCCGGTGGTGGAAGTCTTCCGCCATCACAAGCGCAGCATGGTGATCAGCACCTTCATGGCGCTGATCACCTTCGTGGCGTTCTACATCTGCACGGCATATCTGTTGTCCTACAACGTCAAGGTCGCCGGGGTGTCGTTCCGCGACGCGCTGCTGGTGCAGGTCTACGGCTCGGTGCTGTTCGGCCTCTCGACGATCGCCGCCGGCAAGCTCGGCGACCGTTTCGGACGCCGTGCCCTGCTCCTCGGCAGCACGATCATCCTCGGCCTGTTCTCGTTCGCGCTGGCGCCGCTGCTGTCCGCTGGTCTGGTCGGCATCTACGCGTTCACCACCGTCGGCATGCTGCTGTTCGGCCTGAACTACGGCGTGATCGGCGCAGCGCTGGCGGCGCCGTTCCCGACCCGGGTGCGCTACACCGGGTCGTCGATCACCTTCAACATGGCGGGCATATTCGGCGCGTCGCTGGCGCCCTATATCGCGACCTGGCTGCAGGCCAATTACGGCCTGAGCCATGTCGGCTACTACCAGCTCGCGGCCGCTCTGGTGTCGCTGCTCTGCATCTTCGCCGCGAGGAAGGCCGAGATATAG
- a CDS encoding TetR/AcrR family transcriptional regulator yields MARVRTEAKREAILETAAEVFKERGLDGTSMSEIAKRLGGSKATLYGYFPSKEELFVHVSLGVVSKQILDMIETMPNRAADDPRDVLLNVGRQLIRRVSNEDAITAYRLAVAHGRIGNLGRIFYDAGPGKGLKVFAAYIEAATKAGHLSAADPAAAAHHLMALFESETTYRRALQLDDDISPEEVEHTVTRAVDVFLAAYGVPKASQATRE; encoded by the coding sequence ATGGCCAGGGTTCGAACTGAAGCGAAACGAGAGGCGATCCTCGAAACGGCCGCCGAGGTGTTCAAGGAGCGTGGCCTCGACGGCACCTCGATGTCTGAAATAGCCAAGCGGCTTGGCGGCTCCAAGGCGACGCTTTACGGCTATTTCCCCTCCAAGGAGGAGCTATTCGTTCACGTCAGTCTAGGGGTCGTGAGCAAGCAGATCTTGGACATGATCGAGACCATGCCCAATCGTGCAGCCGATGATCCGCGTGACGTGCTTCTCAATGTGGGGAGACAGCTAATCAGACGAGTCAGCAATGAAGATGCGATCACAGCATATCGCCTTGCAGTTGCGCATGGTCGAATCGGAAATTTGGGACGCATCTTCTATGATGCCGGCCCTGGAAAAGGCCTGAAGGTCTTCGCCGCCTATATCGAGGCCGCAACCAAGGCTGGGCACCTTTCCGCAGCCGACCCTGCCGCGGCAGCCCACCACCTCATGGCGCTCTTCGAATCCGAGACAACGTATAGAAGAGCGCTGCAACTCGACGACGACATTTCTCCCGAAGAAGTCGAGCATACTGTTACGCGCGCGGTCGACGTATTTCTAGCGGCTTACGGGGTACCAAAGGCCTCCCAAGCCACGCGTGAATGA
- a CDS encoding cytochrome b: MEDKRYTVTAVYLHWGVAAIMVAMVWLGVYMANLPPTPEKFILYDAHKSIGVIAFLLVVFRLFWRLNHPAPVLPEAYSPLLRRASHVLHLLIYVLMIGVPVSGWIMSAAHGHPATLFGLVLPVPIEKNQLIAESVTGIHFALSLALAVLVIGHTLIALKHHFIDKDGLLGRMGIGRM, translated from the coding sequence ATGGAAGACAAACGGTATACAGTTACGGCAGTCTATCTTCACTGGGGCGTGGCCGCGATCATGGTCGCGATGGTTTGGCTGGGCGTGTACATGGCGAATCTGCCGCCGACACCCGAGAAATTCATCCTGTACGACGCCCACAAATCGATCGGCGTGATCGCCTTTCTGTTGGTCGTCTTCCGCCTTTTTTGGCGATTGAACCATCCGGCCCCAGTGTTGCCCGAGGCGTACTCGCCTTTGCTGCGTCGGGCCAGTCACGTCCTGCACCTGCTGATCTACGTCCTGATGATCGGTGTTCCCGTGAGCGGTTGGATCATGAGCGCGGCCCATGGACATCCTGCGACGCTCTTCGGTTTGGTGCTTCCTGTTCCGATCGAGAAGAATCAGCTGATCGCGGAATCAGTGACCGGAATCCACTTCGCTCTGAGCCTCGCGCTGGCAGTTCTTGTCATCGGGCACACGCTGATCGCGCTCAAGCATCATTTTATCGACAAGGATGGACTGCTTGGCCGCATGGGGATCGGCCGGATGTGA
- a CDS encoding efflux RND transporter periplasmic adaptor subunit, which yields MAKASFFAPSCVLVAALLLSACDSASSKGDGSNNDPSVARPVMVAPVRFDERARKRTFAATIRPSIESDLGFRVSGKVAQRLVRNGDRVHKGQALLTLDANDLRLQLDQAEAEVKAAKTNLTQAEADERRATELQRKGWAANATVEKGHAVAEEARSRLIRAQRSLELALNARDYATLEADADGVITATLVEPGQVITSGQAAVRLARLPEMEAQVALPETYVEQVRNATATLSLWSLPNRTFEVRLKELSLAADPTTRTYAARFSIPDAGEALRLGMSATLTLREMSAGHSARLPLTALFDHGSGPSVWVVDGEGRLTGRRVEIDRYDDRAVLISSGVAEGERVVALGVEKLDPGLTVRAISTLTY from the coding sequence ATGGCCAAAGCATCATTCTTCGCACCGAGCTGTGTTCTCGTCGCCGCGCTTCTGCTGAGCGCATGTGACTCCGCTAGTTCGAAGGGCGACGGATCGAACAACGATCCCAGCGTCGCGCGACCCGTAATGGTCGCGCCTGTTCGCTTCGATGAGAGGGCCAGGAAACGAACGTTCGCAGCAACGATCAGGCCGAGCATCGAGAGCGATCTCGGGTTTCGGGTGAGCGGCAAGGTCGCCCAGCGACTGGTGCGCAATGGTGACCGCGTCCACAAGGGACAGGCCCTTCTGACACTCGACGCAAACGATTTGCGGCTTCAGCTCGATCAGGCCGAGGCTGAAGTCAAGGCAGCCAAGACCAATCTGACGCAGGCCGAAGCGGACGAGCGGCGTGCGACCGAACTCCAGAGAAAGGGTTGGGCGGCCAACGCGACCGTGGAGAAGGGGCATGCGGTGGCGGAGGAAGCCAGAAGCCGCTTGATACGGGCGCAGCGATCTTTAGAACTCGCACTTAACGCGAGGGACTACGCCACGCTCGAAGCCGACGCTGACGGCGTGATTACGGCAACCCTGGTGGAGCCGGGGCAGGTGATCACCTCTGGTCAGGCGGCCGTCCGCCTCGCGCGATTGCCGGAGATGGAGGCGCAAGTTGCGCTTCCGGAGACCTACGTCGAGCAGGTCCGGAACGCCACGGCCACGTTATCGCTATGGTCTCTTCCCAACAGGACATTCGAGGTTCGGCTAAAAGAGCTGTCTCTTGCGGCCGATCCGACGACGCGCACCTACGCGGCCCGCTTCAGCATACCCGATGCAGGAGAAGCACTCAGGCTCGGTATGAGTGCGACGCTGACGCTGCGTGAGATGTCGGCGGGGCATAGTGCCCGCTTGCCATTGACGGCGCTGTTTGACCATGGAAGCGGCCCGTCGGTATGGGTCGTTGACGGCGAGGGGAGACTGACTGGCCGGAGGGTCGAGATCGATCGTTACGATGATCGTGCCGTCTTGATTTCTTCCGGGGTCGCCGAGGGCGAGAGGGTGGTCGCGCTTGGAGTCGAAAAGCTCGACCCTGGCTTGACCGTCCGTGCTATCTCGACGTTGACGTATTGA
- a CDS encoding efflux RND transporter permease subunit yields MHRFNLSAWAVAHPVLMLFLIIMIGVAGTLSYRSLGRAEDPSFTIKTAIVTATWPGATAEEMQFQVADRIEKKLQELPWFDKVITYSKPGFVAAQLDFTDNAPPSLVSLLFLQLRKKMRDLEPDLPAGVNGPEVNDEYGDVDSVLYTLRSESADYATLKRIAEATRRQLLKVPNVSKVTIYGTQEERIFVDFDHVKLVNLGITPQTIFASLAKQNALNPAGIVQTRSTRIPLRVSGALDGVRAVEETPIASTNGTVLRLGDIASVSRGFVDPPEFLLRQRGVPALALGVVMQRGGNILNLGQDIDAVMSGVQRDTPTGLVFERVANQPAVVQEAVADFMRSFLEALGIVLLVSFVSLGWRTGIVVAASVPLVLGIVFTIMLAMGIDLHRISLGALIIALGLLVDDAIIAVEMMVVKMEQGFDRVKAASFAWESTAFPMLTGTLVTAAGFLPVGFAAGGTAEYTGSIFWVVCIALLASWMVAVTFTPYLGCKLLPEVQGHAGSHGSVYDTAIYRRLRAVISWCVRRRGLVVSVTVALFVVSIFAFGAVQKQFFPSSERTELFVQLRLPQGGSMAATLDIAKQVEALIADDNDVATSTTYVGQGTARFLLDISPELPNEAFAELVVVGKDPAARDRIKAKLERAVSDGAFAQARVRVNHLDFGPPIGFPVQFRVIGEDPNTVRSIAYQVRDVMRTNADVVEPQLDWNERMPSIKLVMDQDRARALGLDPQAVSQTLQMLVTGYTVTSIRDRTEKVLVVARATATQRGDVGAIDDLTVVSINGVPVPLSQVARIEQQTEEAIQRRRNREMAITVRTDVRHGAQAPDVSAAVWFGLADLRSRLPAGYRIEMGGAIEESAKANRSLAAVMPIMLAVMLTVLMIQLQSFSRLAIVLSTAPLGLIGACLGLLLTGKPFGFVALLGLIALAGMIIRNSVILVDQIEQDVAAGHPRGVAIIDATVRRARPVVLTAMAAILAMIPLSRSSFWGPMAVTIMGGLLVATALTLLFLPALYALWFRRTLSASDDASQNAWHPRDLVTVFAARLQKMANFRTETQGWGGHQRKRR; encoded by the coding sequence ATGCATCGTTTCAATCTCTCCGCCTGGGCGGTCGCCCATCCAGTACTAATGCTATTCCTGATCATTATGATTGGTGTCGCGGGGACGCTCTCGTACCGGAGCCTGGGACGAGCCGAAGATCCGTCGTTCACGATCAAGACCGCGATCGTGACGGCGACCTGGCCTGGAGCCACCGCAGAGGAGATGCAATTCCAGGTCGCCGACCGCATCGAGAAGAAGCTCCAGGAATTGCCCTGGTTCGACAAGGTCATCACCTATTCGAAGCCGGGCTTCGTCGCGGCGCAGCTCGATTTTACGGACAACGCGCCGCCCTCGCTGGTGTCACTGCTGTTCCTGCAATTGCGCAAAAAGATGAGGGATCTTGAGCCTGACCTGCCCGCGGGGGTGAACGGACCTGAAGTGAACGACGAATATGGCGACGTCGACTCCGTACTCTACACCCTACGATCGGAGAGCGCCGACTACGCCACGCTCAAGCGTATCGCCGAAGCGACACGACGGCAGTTGTTGAAGGTGCCGAACGTTTCCAAGGTGACGATTTACGGTACGCAGGAAGAACGCATCTTCGTCGACTTCGACCACGTCAAGCTGGTCAACCTCGGGATCACGCCGCAGACGATTTTCGCCAGTCTCGCCAAGCAGAATGCGCTCAATCCGGCGGGGATCGTGCAGACCAGGTCGACACGCATCCCGCTGCGGGTGAGCGGTGCTCTCGATGGTGTAAGAGCGGTGGAGGAAACTCCGATCGCGTCGACCAATGGCACCGTGCTCCGATTGGGCGATATCGCGTCGGTCAGTCGGGGATTCGTCGATCCGCCGGAATTCCTCTTGCGCCAACGCGGGGTGCCGGCCTTGGCCCTCGGCGTGGTCATGCAAAGGGGCGGCAACATCCTGAATCTCGGTCAGGACATCGACGCCGTGATGTCCGGCGTTCAACGCGACACGCCGACCGGCCTTGTCTTCGAGCGCGTTGCCAACCAGCCTGCCGTTGTTCAGGAGGCCGTCGCCGACTTCATGCGCTCATTTCTGGAGGCGCTCGGCATCGTCCTCCTGGTGAGCTTCGTATCGCTGGGGTGGCGGACCGGTATCGTGGTCGCGGCGTCGGTTCCCTTGGTCTTGGGGATCGTCTTCACGATCATGCTGGCGATGGGGATCGACCTCCATCGGATTTCGCTCGGCGCGCTCATTATCGCCCTCGGCCTCCTCGTTGACGACGCCATCATCGCTGTCGAGATGATGGTGGTGAAAATGGAACAAGGATTCGACCGGGTCAAAGCAGCCTCTTTTGCGTGGGAATCAACGGCCTTTCCGATGTTGACGGGCACGCTGGTTACAGCGGCGGGCTTTCTGCCCGTGGGCTTCGCCGCAGGCGGTACCGCGGAATACACCGGCAGCATATTCTGGGTCGTCTGCATCGCCTTGCTGGCGTCATGGATGGTCGCGGTGACCTTCACGCCGTATCTCGGGTGCAAGCTGCTGCCGGAAGTGCAGGGGCACGCCGGCAGTCATGGCTCGGTCTACGATACGGCGATCTATCGTCGACTGCGGGCAGTCATCTCATGGTGCGTCCGGCGCCGCGGACTCGTGGTCAGTGTAACTGTCGCGCTGTTCGTGGTTTCCATCTTCGCTTTCGGGGCCGTGCAGAAGCAGTTTTTCCCGAGCTCAGAACGTACAGAGTTGTTCGTGCAGCTGCGGCTTCCACAAGGCGGCTCGATGGCGGCGACGCTCGATATCGCCAAGCAGGTTGAAGCCCTGATTGCCGACGACAATGATGTCGCGACGTCGACGACCTATGTGGGGCAGGGAACAGCGCGATTCCTGCTGGATATCAGTCCGGAGCTCCCCAACGAAGCTTTTGCCGAATTGGTTGTGGTCGGAAAAGATCCCGCTGCCCGGGACAGGATCAAGGCCAAGCTCGAACGCGCCGTATCGGACGGCGCTTTCGCTCAAGCCCGCGTTCGCGTCAACCACCTCGACTTCGGTCCGCCGATCGGCTTTCCGGTCCAGTTCCGGGTTATCGGCGAAGATCCGAACACGGTACGCTCGATCGCCTATCAGGTCCGCGATGTCATGCGCACGAACGCGGATGTAGTCGAACCGCAGCTCGATTGGAACGAGCGCATGCCCTCGATCAAGCTCGTGATGGATCAGGACCGCGCGCGCGCGCTTGGCCTCGACCCGCAAGCCGTCTCGCAGACGCTGCAGATGCTGGTCACCGGCTACACGGTGACCAGCATCCGTGACCGGACAGAAAAGGTCTTGGTGGTGGCCCGGGCAACCGCGACCCAGCGCGGCGATGTCGGGGCCATCGACGATCTGACGGTGGTGTCGATCAACGGAGTCCCGGTGCCGCTGTCCCAGGTTGCGCGCATAGAGCAGCAGACCGAGGAGGCGATCCAGCGGCGACGAAATCGCGAAATGGCGATCACTGTCAGAACCGACGTTCGCCACGGCGCGCAGGCTCCTGACGTGTCGGCGGCGGTGTGGTTCGGACTGGCCGATCTGCGGAGCCGTCTGCCGGCTGGATACAGGATCGAAATGGGGGGAGCGATTGAGGAGTCAGCGAAGGCCAATCGATCCCTCGCCGCGGTGATGCCGATCATGCTCGCCGTCATGTTGACCGTGCTGATGATCCAGCTTCAGAGCTTCTCCCGGCTGGCGATCGTCCTGTCCACGGCCCCTCTCGGCCTCATCGGAGCGTGCCTTGGACTGCTCCTCACTGGGAAGCCTTTCGGCTTCGTGGCGCTCCTTGGGCTCATTGCACTCGCCGGGATGATCATTCGCAATTCGGTGATCCTGGTGGACCAGATCGAACAGGACGTTGCGGCGGGACATCCGCGCGGCGTGGCGATCATTGACGCTACCGTACGGCGTGCGCGTCCTGTCGTTCTGACCGCCATGGCGGCGATCCTTGCGATGATCCCCTTGTCGCGATCGAGCTTCTGGGGACCGATGGCCGTGACCATCATGGGCGGCCTTTTGGTTGCAACCGCACTCACGCTTCTGTTCCTGCCAGCGCTGTATGCGCTGTGGTTTCGACGAACACTCAGCGCCTCGGACGACGCCTCACAAAATGCCTGGCACCCACGAGATCTCGTCACGGTCTTCGCCGCGCGGCTGCAAAAGATGGCGAACTTCCGGACCGAAACGCAAGGGTGGGGCGGACACCAGCGCAAAAGAAGATGA